The following are from one region of the Stanieria cyanosphaera PCC 7437 genome:
- the ebsA gene encoding type IV pilus biogenesis protein EbsA, with protein MSTIEELKPVGRGDVIIYMPYYSKNKHDSLPVAISLYRQGSLEGQRVIEGGDNIPFVASWYVSKLPSELTRCRLQFDGQADLSYEVTLSNSEFIDYLIDVIINFKRSHLTDFPSEFYRKLLRLEQ; from the coding sequence ATGTCTACTATTGAAGAATTAAAGCCTGTTGGCAGAGGCGATGTAATTATTTATATGCCTTACTATTCAAAAAATAAACACGATTCTTTACCTGTTGCTATTTCTTTATATCGTCAGGGTTCTTTAGAAGGACAGCGTGTGATTGAAGGAGGAGACAATATTCCTTTTGTGGCTAGTTGGTATGTATCTAAGTTGCCTTCGGAGTTGACTCGCTGTCGTTTACAGTTTGATGGGCAGGCAGATTTGAGCTATGAAGTAACATTGTCTAACTCAGAGTTTATTGATTACTTAATTGATGTCATCATAAATTTTAAACGTTCTCACTTGACGGATTTTCCTAGCGAGTTTTATCGAAAATTACTACGCTTAGAGCAGTGA
- the crtH gene encoding carotenoid isomerase has product MNAIAITKTKVDYDVIVIGSGIGGLVTATQLAAKGAKVLVLERYLIPGGSAGYFEREGYRFDVGASMIFGFGTEGTTNLLTRALAAVGMKIETIPDPVQIHYHLPDGLELKVHRHYEKFLQELIAIFPHEAKGIRRFYDQCWQVFNCLNAMDLLSLEEPRYLMRVFFQHPFACLGLVKYLPQNAGDIARRYISDPRLLKFIDMECYCWSVMPASHTPMINAGMVFSDRHYGGINYPKGGVGQIAQKLVEGLEKAGGEIQYKARVSKILLENGKAVGVKLANGKEYRAHRIVSNATRWDTFEKLLPPEQMPASEKRWQQRYQKSPSFLSLHLGVKAEVLPPQTECHHIVLEDWEKMETAEGTIFVSIPTLLDPSLAPEGHHIIHTFTPSWLEDWQGLSPQEYEEKKETAAAKLIHRLEAIFPGLAAGLDYQEVGTPRTHRRFLGRDDGTYGPVPSRKLAGLLGMPFNRTAIDGLYCVGDSTFPGQGLNAVAFSGFACGHRVAVDLGL; this is encoded by the coding sequence ATGAACGCGATCGCAATAACTAAGACAAAAGTTGATTATGATGTAATAGTAATTGGCTCTGGTATTGGTGGCTTAGTTACCGCTACTCAATTAGCTGCTAAAGGAGCAAAAGTATTAGTCTTAGAACGTTACCTAATTCCTGGAGGGAGTGCTGGCTATTTTGAAAGAGAAGGCTATCGCTTCGATGTCGGTGCTTCAATGATTTTTGGTTTTGGTACAGAAGGAACTACTAATTTATTGACTCGCGCCTTAGCAGCAGTAGGGATGAAGATCGAAACCATTCCCGATCCAGTTCAAATTCATTATCATCTTCCTGATGGATTAGAATTAAAAGTCCATCGTCATTATGAGAAATTTTTGCAAGAACTAATTGCAATCTTTCCCCATGAAGCCAAAGGAATTCGTCGTTTTTATGATCAATGCTGGCAAGTCTTCAACTGCCTCAATGCGATGGATTTGCTTTCCCTAGAAGAACCTCGTTATTTAATGCGAGTATTCTTTCAACATCCCTTTGCCTGTTTAGGATTAGTTAAATATTTACCTCAGAATGCGGGAGATATTGCTCGTCGTTACATCAGCGACCCGCGACTACTAAAATTTATTGATATGGAATGTTACTGTTGGTCGGTTATGCCAGCTTCCCATACTCCCATGATTAATGCGGGAATGGTCTTTTCCGATAGACATTATGGTGGTATCAACTATCCGAAAGGTGGAGTAGGACAAATTGCTCAAAAACTAGTTGAAGGGTTAGAAAAAGCAGGGGGAGAAATTCAATACAAAGCCAGAGTAAGCAAAATTTTACTAGAAAACGGTAAAGCAGTTGGAGTCAAACTAGCCAACGGAAAAGAGTATCGCGCTCACCGAATAGTTTCCAATGCTACTCGTTGGGATACCTTTGAAAAACTATTACCTCCAGAACAAATGCCCGCCTCAGAAAAACGATGGCAACAGCGATATCAAAAATCTCCTAGTTTCCTCAGTTTACACTTAGGAGTTAAAGCAGAAGTTTTACCACCCCAAACCGAATGTCATCATATTGTCTTAGAAGATTGGGAAAAAATGGAAACTGCTGAAGGAACTATTTTTGTCTCCATTCCTACTCTACTCGATCCTAGTCTTGCTCCAGAAGGACATCATATTATTCATACTTTTACCCCTAGTTGGCTTGAAGACTGGCAAGGTTTATCACCTCAAGAATATGAAGAGAAAAAAGAAACCGCAGCAGCCAAACTAATTCATCGTTTAGAAGCAATCTTTCCTGGACTAGCAGCAGGGTTAGATTATCAAGAAGTGGGAACTCCTCGTACCCATCGTCGTTTTTTAGGCAGAGATGATGGTACTTACGGCCCGGTCCCTAGTCGTAAGTTAGCTGGTTTATTAGGAATGCCCTTTAATCGTACTGCTATTGATGGATTATATTGCGTTGGGGATAGTACTTTTCCTGGTCAAGGTTTAAATGCAGTAGCTTTTTCGGGTTTTGCTTGTGGTCATCGAGTTGCGGTAGATTTGGGTTTATAA